TGACTGCTCACTGCATTatacaaatatcaataataatgtcAAAATAATATAACAAAACAGTTTTGACTGATATGTACAACATTTGAGTTCCTTCTCTTTATTGTCATTTGATTACCTGTTAGAAATCCATACAACTTCTTCTATAATCTCAACTTGCTTCATTCCAGAGCATCACCAAATTATTCCTCCAGCTGTCATTTTCCTATTATGAATTTCCCTTCAAATGTCTTATACCTTTTCTCTTAAAAGCTACCATGTAGACATGATAATACGTCAACATGCACCTTTCTTGTGGTAATCCTTCTTGTTTCTCAAAGCTAGTCTGTTTTGATCAAATTAGATCAGGCAAGTCTGTTTTGATCAATTATAAACAATAATCATCTAACGGCACATCCATTTTTTGGCACTTTAAAGTTTGAGACGGAGATTAATTCTTTGTCATGAAATATGCAATACCAGCCTGATGAAAGGGCATCAAGCCAACAGTCGATGTTTTGTCCAAAGAAAATCCAAGAAATATCAAGCAAGAAAATGGTGTCCTCTAAAGTACATTAAGTACCATGTAATCCAAAATCCTTGAGGAGCAGTATAGGCACAAGAAGAAAGAATAGACCTCCGTAAAGCTGTGAATTATTTTAGTCACAGAGAACTAATACTTTTGGACCATGTTAGTAGGCCCATTCCATACAAGTTATACTAACAACTCAGGCTGTTAAAATGGTACCAGAGCTACACTATGGACCCTCCATTTTGGCTTAATGCACTATGGGACAGATTTTGTCTAGGATAGGGTTCCTCATGGACGAGTGAAGATGACAAAACATCCATATTTGATGCAAATTTTGACCCTGAAAGGACCCAAATTTTATATAATGCCCTACCAAGGAAGTCAGATTTACATAAGTAGGCTCATAACTGTTCAAAATGAATGATGAACATGTAGCATTCAATCTGTTCTAGTAACTTCAACTTAAGAAATTAGGGAAATAAGAGTTCCATCACATATAATGCCAAATGATACCACAGATCCAAATGTTCTCAAAAGCTGTTCGAACTAATCCGTGCTCCACTGTTCTGGAAAAATCCAATCTTCAAGTCAACAAACGGCACGGCTACACTCGATTCCCATCAAACACGAGCGATTCCCAACCAAACGCACAATTGCCCACGATTTCCATAACAAAgaccaacaaaagaaaaaaagaaaagaagcggACAAACGAAGGTATGATCGGAGAATAACCCGGTTGGATGTTTTTCCGGTGCTGGATTGAGTAGTGACTGTTTGGCGGCGCCGAGGCGAGAGATCCAGAGATCGGAATCAATCAATTCGTGCGACCGAAACCATCGGATACAGCGACGTGGGACCTCGAAATCCCACGACAGACGATCTATTTCTCCCCTTCTTCTCACTAATCTCCTCCACCTGACGATCGATCGAACGCGAGAGCGCGGCGAGGGGGAGAAGGGGCGAAGAGATGCAGTAACTGGAATTTTCCTTCTTCCTTTTAATCTGCTTACCATACCAAATTTTTGAGCAAATTACCGATCAGCCCTCACCTTATTAAATGAGATGTTATTTACTAAATTTTATAAGATATGAGCCTCTAATAGCCGAAATATGTAAATTATTCGAAGAAATTGATAATTTGTTACTATATTTGTTTttttattcaataaattaaaagaaataataaaatgaaGAGTTATTATCATATTTAGATACCGTAGATTAGTAATAAATCCATCAattggggtgtgtgtgtgtgtggtgtatatatatatatatatatatatatatatatatatatatatatataggaaaatctttgttattttatcaaaagaaaaaggaaaacatcAATGCATTCAACAAATATACGAAACAATTCACATTGTTTGTACATGTGAATATATAACTTGGAAAATAAGAGAAAAGAAGGTATAACTGTTCCATGATCTATAAATATTCACTGCTAAAGATTAAGAAGGTTCACTGAATCTCCTACTAACCTTTTATGGTTGCGAGTAGACTGCTTCCACTCCGATGGTCACACTCAATAGAAGGATGCAACAGAGCCTGGAGTTTGAAGAACCCTAATAAGCAATGGATCCTTTATGAAACAAAATGGTTTTTACTGCAACAAAATGACAGTGCAAATTCAAAATCCTAATCTTGAACCATCTTAGATCACATACCAAAATCCTCAACAAATGTCTTACTATGGTACGACATCTTCACTGGTGTCATATTAATAACATTATCATAGATAGATGCAGGTAAGAAACCATGCCAAAACCTTTAGCGATTCCTTCGGTCATCAAAACGTTGACGTCACCTCCGAACCTAGGCCGAGCAGCAACCAGCTTTCTTGACAGCAGATACATCATCCTTGGAGCCAATATTGATCGTCTGTCCCTTTGGCAGAGCTGCAGGATCATTACCAGCTTCAAGTGCCTTCTTGCACACCACATGATGTATCTGGGTAAGCACTTCGCTGAAGGCATTCTCCACATTCATCGACTCCAGAGCAGATGTCTCCATGAAGAAGGAGTTTTCCCTCTCAGCAAAATCCTTTGCATCCTCAGTGCTAACTGCCCTTAGATGGCGCAAATCTGCCTTGTTCCCGACGAGCATGATTATGGTGCTGGAATCAGTATGCTCCCTAAGCTCCTTCAACCATCTTTCAACGCTCTCGAATGTTACATGACGAGTTATATCATACACAACCAGTGCACCAACTGCTCCTCGATAATATGCACTTGTGATTGCCCGGTATCTAATTTAACAGAGAAGCAAGAGTTATAGCTTGCACATGCTTTATACATTGGAAGCACCATATCTCTAGAAATGAGGAATGACAAAAGAGTGCAGTCCAAAGAAAGAGCTTTATGGTGATcagataaaaggaaaaagaaagatctTTATGTGCTTGACATATATAACACATGCATACGGTAATGCTTTCCTGTAAGGAAACACAATTGTAGATATGAAAGTCATTCATTTTAACTTAAGCAAAGGATTTGACACCAAGAGATTAAAAAATTCACATTTCTAGTACAAGACATAATAAAGCAAAGGATTTGACACCAAGAGATTAAACATCGACGACAAACTGATTTTTCCAGATAGCATCTGATGACATAGAAGCTTTCTTGAAGATTCATCACTACCTCCAAAGAGTTTGGAGGTATTCAACTCTTCATTATTTGAAAATACACAAAAAGAGTTTCATTATCAAACTGAGCAAATACAATTATATTGGAGAGGACCAACTAAGCACCTAAACATGGTATGGTTCTTACTCTTACAAGTGACTAAACATATTGCAAAACTTATTTCGATTTGTTTCATGTTATACTGTTATGATAACAATGCATAGGACattaaaatttcatagaaatgtaTATATGTGCACTAAGTGGCACCTTTGACCCATTGCATAACTTAGATGCTTCTTGATCACTGATGTACAAGAAAAGATTTGCCATACAACATTACCCTTTGTCAAAAGTAAATGCAGAAGATCCATTTTCAAGAGGACATACCAAGTTTATATGTGAAAAAAATGCCATAGCATGAAAAATGATGCCTCGATGCTGCACAAAAAGTGATATTTAATACTGACGATATGGAAGTAAAGTAGTCCATGCATTTacataattcatgaatacaaatcaACTGCTTCTATGTGCCATTTAATAGCAAGAAAAATGTAAGTTTGTGAATGTATGCAAATTAAAATATCATGAATTTGTTGATATAAAAAAGTCCCATACTATGAGAAATTGAGAGACAAAAGTACCACATTTAATTCTAATAATTAACACCAGCAACTTAGTAAAAATATATCACTCAAGAGATCTTAGAGTATAATGCAGACCAAAAATTTTCCCAGACATCACATCTATCCGATCCTGATCAGATTGGTAATATCAATTGGATCTCGACTTACCTCTATCTATCATTATTCATTGTTGCAGAATGAGGAATGCAAACCTTTATGAATAACAGGCATCAGTTGGTGGTAAGCTTGGTGAAGAAATAGGGACAAAGACAGTGATTAGAAGAGAGATGATAAGAAAGAATAACATGCCATCAATCCATGAATTAACTAAAGATGATACCCATATATATGGCTACAGAATCCATTTCTAAATAGGTTCtagataaagaaataaaaatagtaatagGACAGAATTCAACTTAAACATCTAACTATCCCTACCTAACCAATCCAGATATATAACATAATTGATTATCTTCTAAAAATAACATTGAGAAAAGACATTGCAGATCTAAAGTAGATTAACATAATCAATGTAGAGCCTAAACATAATCAAATTTAATTCATAATCATCTATGGATTGCAGAGCTTGCTTCACCACATTCAATAGCATCTGTAAGATCATCCTTTTGCTACATAACAAGGTTAGTCCTACCGCCTGATACGGTATGAAATGGTCGATATGTACCAGTCAATCCATTGCTCACTTCACTACATTCAACAGCATCTGCAAGATCATCCTTTTGCTACATAACAAGGTTAATTGTACCACCTAATATGGTACGAAATGGGCGATACATACTAGTCCGCTCGACAACCTCTACAAAGACTATCCTATTTTGGGCAGTACACAGTAGGCAGGGGTGTACCACTTGGTACACGCCCTATCTCGGGCGATACGATCGAAATTCAACCGTCATTGACCTATATCAGTCGGTTGGATTCCAATTATACCAGTTCACTTGGGTTAAATCATGGGTGTCTAACAGCCGATTTGACCATTGGACCCATGGTTTAGGCTGTTTTTCCTCTTTCTAAACCCTCTCCCACCCCTCTTTCACTCCCCCTCACTCTTACTCTTTCTCACTCTATTTCTCATTAAGAAACATAATCGATGATTAGAGCTCATCAAAAGTTCAAAAGCTTCAATTGGAGGGTTTCAAAGGCATCATTTGGTGGAAGATCTCTTCAATTAAGGTATGTATGACTTTTCACTAGCTTATCCTAACAACCTATAATTACTAGCCATTTATGACTCACTTGCACACTACTCTTATCGAAATTAAATTGAAATTATATTACATTAGGATAAAAAGCAATTAAAATGGTTTTTTAATGTCAGGTAATTTTCAActatttttttgtcatttttctaAAAACCAGTATGTACTGACATATGATACACTAGTATCGACTGGTACAGGTTAGGACCACATAGATGGAGGTTCAACGATTCATCAAGCTATGGAGGTTCAAATGGTTTACTATGGAGGACTTGCcatttattgattttgattatcCTTACGTGTTTCAAACCTCATTCTGTCAGTAACTTGAGTTTACATCTTCATCTTATCAAGTTTCGCTAAAAAGGGTGAAACCAAAATGGGAAGGATCAATGCACGTAGCCCAAGACATAGAGTGGTTATGTAATCTTATTGTCATACCAAGGTCCACCCTCTTCATCAAAGTTCATTCACGATAATAAGAACAAGGATGACAATCAATGGTAGAATTGGTGAGGGAAGatattttgtcttcataaatCATATCTGTTATGAATCTAATTCAGTTATTGGGATAACTCCTAAAGCTATTGAACTACGATGTTATCTGATCATTGAAGTCAAGTCTGTTTTATGGTGGAGGACATCAAATCTAGTATGCAGGGGCCAAAGCGAGCATCCCATCCATTGTCCATCGCCATCCTCCGCGTTTGACTCTTCCAAGTCCA
The window above is part of the Musa acuminata AAA Group cultivar baxijiao chromosome BXJ1-1, Cavendish_Baxijiao_AAA, whole genome shotgun sequence genome. Proteins encoded here:
- the LOC135680015 gene encoding ras-related protein Rab11B-like, with the protein product MAYKAEDDYDYLFKVVLIGDSGVGKSNLLSRFTRNEFSLESKSTIGVEFATRTIRVDEKVVKAQIWDTAGQERYRAITSAYYRGAVGALVVYDITRHVTFESVERWLKELREHTDSSTIIMLVGNKADLRHLRAVSTEDAKDFAERENSFFMETSALESMNVENAFSEVLTQIHHVVCKKALEAGNDPAALPKGQTINIGSKDDVSAVKKAGCCSA